The region TTCGTTCAATATATATTAAAACTAGTACACAGActcaaaatatacaaacaaacataaatagcAGTACACAGTCATATTATAATGGAATGTCATGTCCAGACATTATTGGAATGCTTGCCTAGACAGTATTATTACATTGTAAAGAGGCTGGAAGACTAAGGTGAGACGGAGGCATCTGATTGGTTGGTCCAAGAGCCTATCTACACACAGCAGATTCCGTCCAGCATCCGTTCACTCCGTCATGGATGATGTACAGAAAAAGTAAATGAGGAAAAATGTAGGAAAGGTGGGACAACTCTGTGCGATTTTTCCTTTGGTCCAGTCAGACCATTTGAGGGTGACTGCTCCAAAACATCCCACTGTTTTGGTGTTGTGTTGACAACCAATGAGATTCATGAATGTCCCATCACATGACAGAAGAATGAGTGCCTTATGACTCTGAGTGCAATGCTGCATGACTCAGCTGGTGAGTGTATTTGAGGAGGGTGAGAAGCAAGGGCgaaggcaaaacacacacacacacacacacacacaccaatctctccctctcatccctctaaacaaaaacacattcatttgagTTCCTCTGACCAACAAagatgcatacacatacaaacaaatgcCACTGATACcagctccttttctctctttttctccatttctctatCTAAGAAAATATGGAGCAAAAGCAGAGGAGTAACCTTGCGGTGCAATGATGAAGAAGACCAAGAAAATGAagtcagttctctcaggtgtaaAACTCAGGCCGCTAATAGGACGGCCTCAGCAAGCTGCCTTGGGCCATGTGCAAATACCACTCCCCATTTCCATTGGGGAAAGTGAGTGAGGGGAGGTGGGCTTGTTTCCATAGTGATGCACTACAAAGTGTGATTCCATGGGATGACGCTTCCATGGGAATGAGCTACAGTTACAAGTCTATGGGATGGCGTTTCCACAGTGACGGTGCTACAGGTAAGAGTCCATATCAGGGGCGTAGGAGAAGCCCAGGAACGCTTCAGCTGCCTCAGTGATGCTGGCTGTTACCAGCGCACTGTCTGGTGAACAGCCAATGGAATTTGGCACTGGCTCATCCGTAAACTCGGGGTCAAAGTGCCTCAGGTCGTTAGGGCCCGTCTGAAAAGAGATAACTCATGTGAGCATAAATGCAGTATATTGTAGTAACTTTATTATAGtaataatcattttattttgagctATGTTTATATCACTTGcataaatcagaaatattaaCTGTTCTTGTTATCTGTCACATTAGATCATTCCACACTTCAGAATCATATGACTGGAACGTACCACATTGGGGTTGAACGGAGGGGTAAGCTTCTTAGCATTCAGGTCATCCCAATTAATTGGGGAGAAGAACATATGATTCTTGATCTCAGTCTGAAATAAAGACAGGATAAAAAAGACGTTTTAGACATGAGAGCATTTACGACCCAACCATCCTATCAGGAAAAgtacaactcacacacacttacaaagtCATCTGTGCAGCCCAGTCTCTTGGTACGGTCCTTCTGTAATAGACCCTCCAGTAGGTGCCGTGCTGCGTTGGAAATGTTGGGTTTGAGTTGGAGAGGTTTGTTAAGGATGTTGTCGTACATCTCTGCTGTGTTTCGGCTGTAGAACGGAGGCTGTggaccaataaaaaaacaaaaaacaaaaacacagagcctTTTAATTATAGCCTTAGTTTCAGAGCAACGCTGGGGTACATTCACTAAGTAGATCTGTGCTAATGTAATAGTAAGTCCATGTTACTTGGTTTTTAAAATATGGTTTAGACAGTTGGAAAACTCACCAGCCCATACAGCATCTCATACAGCACTGCTCCCAGACACCACCAGTCCACTGTCCGGTCGTACGGCTGCTTGTGCAGGACCTCTGGAGCCAAATACTgcggagaggaaagagagaaaaagaatgttttattcaaaCCATTTCAAAGTGTCTTAGCTTAATGTCTCGTTTTCTTGTCACGGAAAATATTCTGAGTTTTCAGAACCTGCGAAGCTTACCTCCGGTGTTCCGCAGAATGTGGACGTGGTTCCATTGGGTTCAATGTTTTCCTTGCACAGACCGAAGTCAGTCAAGATGATGTGACCCTGTGAATCCAGCAAGATGTTTTCAGGCTTCAGATCCCGGTACACGATGTTGAGAGAGTGCAGGTAACCCAAAGCGCTGGCAATCTCAGCTGTGTAGAACCGTGCACGAGGTTCCAGAAAGCACCGCTCCCGCTGCAGGTGATAaaacagctagagagagagagagagagagagagagagagagagagagggagagagaaagcgatTAGATCATGAGTCACAACATCCTGGATGCCAGATTTAATGAAAGCTTTCTTTACTCCTTCAACaatgagaggaaatgagatTGCGTTCCATTTAAGGAGAGTCCCCTCACACAATAAAGCCCACTAATGCTGCCACACTAACTCTTAAACCCCTCATCAGATGCTAAATATGGCTGTTGAAACATCCCCAAAAccccctccattctctctctctctccctctcttctctactTCCAGCCATTTCCTGAGAAGAGAGTTTCCTTTTCGGgcagcagaaaaacagaaaaacctcTCCTCTAGGCTTGTCATGAAAGgatatcctctctctgtctgtcgcaCCCTCACTGCCCCCTCctcatctctttttccctctttcattctctgccAAACCAATGTTCCCTATTTAATACAGTCCAGGAGTTAGCcctatgtatgtttatgtatgtgatGCGCAtgtaaacaataaaatgaaaactgaataaatgtaatttgtgtATCTATACTTTTATGTTCCCCCCATGActctgcccttctctctctctctattcattGCTCTGTCCATTCATTGCAGAGGTCCATTCTTTATTCTTTACCTCTCCTCCATTGATGTAGTCCAAGACAAAGTACAGTTTGTCAGCTGTCTGAAAAGAGTAGTGGAGGCCGACTAGGAATGGATGCTTGACGTTCTTCAGCAGTACATTACGCTCCGACATGATGTGTTTCTcctaaaagcacacacatacatcagggtcagaggtcacaaaGGGCTTGCAGAGGAAGGGTCAGTCTGAGTCATAACATTCCTGACAAAGCTGGCAATTATCACACAGGGGTAATGAAAAGTTGCACAGCAGTGGAATGCAGCTTGCTTTATCTTGAATGAGTTTTCCATTATTCCACTGGTTAAGTGTTAAGTTTAGGACAACTGGTTAAAATCTGAATTATACTACAAAATACATCTTTAATGCGTGGATTAGAAAATTAGATTAAGGATTAAGGGTTACTGGTCCGAATGCTAAGCCTCTTTACCTCTTTTTTCTTGAGAATAGCTTTCTTCTGAAGCACTTTGACAGCATAGAACTGTTCATCATTACGGTGACGAGCTAGCAGCACCTTGCCAAAACTGCCTTTGCCAATGACTTTGAGGAAGTCAAAGTCAGATGGCTTAGCTGTGGGGTTGGATGAGGGACCCAGGTTTATCTGCTGGGATGGACTGGGCTGCAACAGAAACCAACACAGTGTCAGATATGTAagtagattctctctctctctctcaaacaaacaaacaaacaaactcacatgcaaacacacacacacacacatacacacatgcaaactcacAGACTTATACCCTTACCGGAGGAGAGGGATTTGAGTTCATCAGTTCTGCATCCTGAGGTGGGGTCAAGTTCAGGATGGACTGGACCTCTGGACTGCAGCAAGAACAAGGGGTAAAAATTAAGGCATGCAACTGACAACATATAATAAATATGGTAATACTGAAATAGTTATGAAGCTCATGTAACTTAACACTACAGCTCGGTGAAATTGCCCAACACTTAcatttcattgcatttttatCGTTTGGACAAACAAGCAATGCATTTTTCTCAATTCAGCTGCCTGTGAGACACTTATTACAAAGAAGATTCTACTTCTGCTACTTACCT is a window of Chanos chanos chromosome 10, fChaCha1.1, whole genome shotgun sequence DNA encoding:
- the sgk1 gene encoding serine/threonine-protein kinase Sgk1 isoform X2; amino-acid sequence: MTVQTETSVPALTYSKTRGLVTIVSAFMKQRRMGLNDFIQKIATNSYACKSPEVQSILNLTPPQDAELMNSNPSPPPSPSQQINLGPSSNPTAKPSDFDFLKVIGKGSFGKVLLARHRNDEQFYAVKVLQKKAILKKKEEKHIMSERNVLLKNVKHPFLVGLHYSFQTADKLYFVLDYINGGELFYHLQRERCFLEPRARFYTAEIASALGYLHSLNIVYRDLKPENILLDSQGHIILTDFGLCKENIEPNGTTSTFCGTPEYLAPEVLHKQPYDRTVDWWCLGAVLYEMLYGLPPFYSRNTAEMYDNILNKPLQLKPNISNAARHLLEGLLQKDRTKRLGCTDDFTEIKNHMFFSPINWDDLNAKKLTPPFNPNVTGPNDLRHFDPEFTDEPVPNSIGCSPDSALVTASITEAAEAFLGFSYAPDMDSYL
- the sgk1 gene encoding serine/threonine-protein kinase Sgk1 isoform X3 is translated as MKDKTSGLTSFMKQRRMGLNDFIQKIATNSYACKSPEVQSILNLTPPQDAELMNSNPSPPPSPSQQINLGPSSNPTAKPSDFDFLKVIGKGSFGKVLLARHRNDEQFYAVKVLQKKAILKKKEEKHIMSERNVLLKNVKHPFLVGLHYSFQTADKLYFVLDYINGGELFYHLQRERCFLEPRARFYTAEIASALGYLHSLNIVYRDLKPENILLDSQGHIILTDFGLCKENIEPNGTTSTFCGTPEYLAPEVLHKQPYDRTVDWWCLGAVLYEMLYGLPPFYSRNTAEMYDNILNKPLQLKPNISNAARHLLEGLLQKDRTKRLGCTDDFTEIKNHMFFSPINWDDLNAKKLTPPFNPNVTGPNDLRHFDPEFTDEPVPNSIGCSPDSALVTASITEAAEAFLGFSYAPDMDSYL
- the sgk1 gene encoding serine/threonine-protein kinase Sgk1 isoform X5, producing MTVQTETSVPALTYSKTRGLVTIVSAFMKQRRMGLNDFIQKIATNSYACKSPEVQSILNLTPPQDAELMNSNPSPPPSPSQQINLGPSSNPTAKPSDFDFLKVIGKGSFGKVLLARHRNDEQFYAVKVLQKKAILKKKELFYHLQRERCFLEPRARFYTAEIASALGYLHSLNIVYRDLKPENILLDSQGHIILTDFGLCKENIEPNGTTSTFCGTPEYLAPEVLHKQPYDRTVDWWCLGAVLYEMLYGLPPFYSRNTAEMYDNILNKPLQLKPNISNAARHLLEGLLQKDRTKRLGCTDDFTEIKNHMFFSPINWDDLNAKKLTPPFNPNVTGPNDLRHFDPEFTDEPVPNSIGCSPDSALVTASITEAAEAFLGFSYAPDMDSYL
- the sgk1 gene encoding serine/threonine-protein kinase Sgk1 isoform X4; translation: MRTTAELKAFMKQRRMGLNDFIQKIATNSYACKSPEVQSILNLTPPQDAELMNSNPSPPPSPSQQINLGPSSNPTAKPSDFDFLKVIGKGSFGKVLLARHRNDEQFYAVKVLQKKAILKKKEEKHIMSERNVLLKNVKHPFLVGLHYSFQTADKLYFVLDYINGGELFYHLQRERCFLEPRARFYTAEIASALGYLHSLNIVYRDLKPENILLDSQGHIILTDFGLCKENIEPNGTTSTFCGTPEYLAPEVLHKQPYDRTVDWWCLGAVLYEMLYGLPPFYSRNTAEMYDNILNKPLQLKPNISNAARHLLEGLLQKDRTKRLGCTDDFTEIKNHMFFSPINWDDLNAKKLTPPFNPNVTGPNDLRHFDPEFTDEPVPNSIGCSPDSALVTASITEAAEAFLGFSYAPDMDSYL
- the sgk1 gene encoding serine/threonine-protein kinase Sgk1 isoform X1; this translates as MRLVHGAEKQTFSFKKCSAFQFFKRKVRRWMQNPKVSVEKSQTKAFLSPCPRCQTGQDLWYTHFPAPYGCCHCAPATYYSPQPPSPPCQPCQPCPRDKTKVCKLRKWKMLSRHHSDGKTKVAEVEGQVLCPWTMTPLLGNPILLECCICNGPFITYGNEEAWQPRQRTQAMDLYYHGDADPETYCCSNDTTFMKQRRMGLNDFIQKIATNSYACKSPEVQSILNLTPPQDAELMNSNPSPPPSPSQQINLGPSSNPTAKPSDFDFLKVIGKGSFGKVLLARHRNDEQFYAVKVLQKKAILKKKEEKHIMSERNVLLKNVKHPFLVGLHYSFQTADKLYFVLDYINGGELFYHLQRERCFLEPRARFYTAEIASALGYLHSLNIVYRDLKPENILLDSQGHIILTDFGLCKENIEPNGTTSTFCGTPEYLAPEVLHKQPYDRTVDWWCLGAVLYEMLYGLPPFYSRNTAEMYDNILNKPLQLKPNISNAARHLLEGLLQKDRTKRLGCTDDFTEIKNHMFFSPINWDDLNAKKLTPPFNPNVTGPNDLRHFDPEFTDEPVPNSIGCSPDSALVTASITEAAEAFLGFSYAPDMDSYL